One Nicotiana tomentosiformis chromosome 4, ASM39032v3, whole genome shotgun sequence genomic window carries:
- the LOC104086244 gene encoding F-box protein SKP2A-like: MMIGLGVEELSFEKLMVNNNNSGGGCKMGGGGVIREWKDIPMELLLRIVALVDDRTVIVASGVCSGWRDAISWGLTNLSLSWCKRNMNNLVLALAPKFTKLQVLTLRQDLPQLQDNGVETIANHCRELQDLDLSKSFKLTDRSLYALAHGCPNLTKLNISGCSAFSDTAVAYLAERCRKLRALNLCGCVKAATDKALKAIGYYCNRLQTVNLGWCDKVGDEGVMSLAYGCPDLRALDLCGCVLITDESVIALANNCPHLRSLGLYFCQNITDRAMYSLAQSRVKNKHEMWASMKKNRYEDEGLMNLNISQCTALTPPAVQAVCEAFPALHTCPGRHSLIISGCLNLTSVHCACSVQAHRARVLHPAH; this comes from the exons ATGATGATAGGATTAGGAGTGGAGGAGTTGAGCTTTGAGAAGCTGATGGTGAACAATAATAACAGTGGTGGGGGTTGTAAAATGGGGGGTGGGGGTGTGATCAGAGAGTGGAAGGATATACCTATGGAGTTGTTGTTGAGGATAGTTGCACTTGTGGATGATCGGACGGTGATTGTGGCTTCTGGTGTTTGCAGTGGATGGAGAGATGCTATTTCTTGGGGCCTCACTAACCTTTCCCTTTCTTG GTGCAAGAGGAACATGAACAACTTAGTGCTGGCACTTGCACCCAAATTCACAAAGCTGCAGGTTCTAACTCTTCGACAAGATTTACCACAACTTCAGGATAATGGCGTAGAGACAATTGCAAATCACTGTCGTGAACTTCAAGACCTTGATCTTAGCAAGAGTTTTAAGCTAACTGACCGTTCCCTCTATGCTTTAGCTCACGGCTGTCCAAACCTCACGAAGCTGAACATCAGTGGGTGCTCTGCTTTCAGTGACACTGCTGTTGCATACCTTGCTGAGCGTTGCAGAAAACTAAGAGCCTTGAATCTTTGTGGCTGTGTTAAAGCTGCAACTGATAAGGCATTGAAG GCTATTGGTTATTACTGTAACCGACTGCAGACGGTGAATCTAGGTTGGTGTGATAAAGTTGGTGATGAAGGTGTAATGAGCTTGGCTTATGGCTGTCCTGATCTCAGAGCCCTTGATCTGTGTGGCTGTGTTCTTATAACAG ATGAGAGTGTGATTGCTTTGGCGAACAATTGCCCTCACTTGAGATCCCTCGGCTTATACTTCTGCCAGAACATCACAGACAGAGCAATGTACTCTTTGGCCCAGAGTCGGGTCAAGAACAAGCACGAGATGTGGGCGTCTATGAAGAAGAACAGGTACGAGGACGAAGGGCTTATGAATCTAAACATCAGCCAGTGCACTGCTCTCACACCTCCTGCTGTCCAGGCAGTGTGCGAAGCATTTCCTGCTCTTCACACTTGCCCTGGGAGACATTCCCTCATAATTAGCGGCTGCTTGAACTTAACGTCGGTGCACTGTGCATGTTCTGTCCAAGCACACCGTGCACGCGTTCTCCATCCAGCTCACTGA